CGCCTGCCAGAACAAGGATCAAAGCGATTACATAGATTCCTAAATGAAGCAGCAAAGTGAGCCCAAAACAAACCGCTGAAATGATTCCCAGTACCATGGCGCCAATCAAAACTCCCCGGTCGCTTCCGCGATCAAATAAGTGAAGTTCGTATAAACCGACAGCCACGCCCAAAATGAATCCAGGCCATAGATAACTCATGGAGCCCCATCCGAACACATTGCAATAGAAGAACATGAGTGCATAAGTCGTTAAAATGCCGCCTGGCACGAGTACGCCGACAGGCAACGTCCGGTTGAAGAACAGGAAATGAAACAGAAGCCCCGGAATGAGCAATACGAGAGGCCAAAAAAAGGATAGCACAAAATGGAAAAAACCGAGTTTCCCCAGCAATAGAACGACGGCCAGGCCAATTAACAGGATACCGATGGAGTAGCTATTTCTAGCCAAACAAATCCCCCCTAATTCACTTGTCAATAGGGCATCCACATTCGACACCCTTCTACAAATAGTGTATCGCACCTGATCAGAAATTGCTAGCGTATTGCGCTATTTCCGTCCCCGCCGTTTGGCTTCCAGCAAACGGCTCATGCCGTCAGGCGGCGCTGCTGGCTCCGCCGCCGCCACGGGAGCCGCAGCCTGCGTCGGCGGCTCCTCGGGAATGAGCCGCGGCTTCACCGCCGCGGCCTCGTTCCGCTGCAGCTTGTGCTCCGCAAGCTGCTTGCGCTCCCGCAGACGCGCCATCGGCGTCTGCGCTTGGGTCAGCGGGCTCGCCGGAGCGGCTGCCCGCCTGCTGAACGCCCGGACCCACAGGCCGGGCGGCAGCGACAAGCGACGCGCTGCGATGTCCAGCAGCAGCAGCGCGAGCGCTGCCATCAGCAAGTACGCGCGGATGGGGGTCAATCGCTTCTGCGGCGCAGCAGCGTAAGCAAAGGCCATCTCCGGATGCTCCAGAGAGAGCATCCGGCCGCCGGTAAGCTCAGCAAGCTGCTGCAGCTTAACGAGTCCTTGACCGTCCGTGATCCGATATTCCGGAGAATAGGGGATCACGAACCCTGTCGTCGAGCTGCCGACGACCCGCTTCTCTGCATTGGCTTCGCCGTTTGAAGCAAGCAGCTCGATTTTGCTCAAATAAACGCCAGACTTATCCACAGGCAGTTGAGCTGAATAACTGCCTGGCGCCGTGGAAGTGAAAGCGACTTCCTGTTTATTTAGAGATTCATCCGTAACATTCACTCTTAACTCCTCTTGGGTTGCAGAGTCGCTCCATTCTTGATTCCCACTTGTCGCCTGCAGGAGCAGCTCATTGCCTTTCAACTGCGTGCGAAGCTCAATCGGCGATGCTTCAAATTGCGGAAACGTCCATTTGATCATGGAAGTCAGCATGTGGGTAAATCCCGGCCAAGTCACCCAGTTCGCTGACCACGCGCCTGTTGCATCACTCGTCCAGGCGACAGAGCGGCCGGAGCCGTACTGCCATCTAGCCAGGATGGGGTCAGGCTCGGAACTGGCAAGAATAACTTCAGCCGCTTCTTTGGATGTTGTCGCAATATAACCATTCAGCACGGGAAGCCCCTGACCCAGAAAGCTGCTCCAATCGGATCCGCCCGTCACTGCTGGCACAAACGGTTGATTCACCACATAGGTCCGCGAGATCAAGACCGCTTCCCGACTGAAAATGGCCGGTATTGTCGTTTGATCAACCGCCGCGTAGTATCTTCCCTTGGCTAGTTCAGCCAAATGGCTGAGCAGCGCTTGATCGGCATCTGTGCCAATAGCCACAGTGGACATGGTGATCTGCTCCTTCTGCATTTGCTCGGTCAGCGCTTCATAGCTTTGAGTTGTAGACGATTGTCCGTCCGTGAGCAGAATTATATGCTTGCGCTGCGCATCAATTTGCGAAAGTTTGGCGTAGGCTTCCTCCACAGCCGTGTAAATTTCCGTACCGCCATCTGCCGGGATCGCATTAATCTTTTGAATGATACTGGCTTTGTCTGTCAATTTCTGAGGTTCTACGAACCAATGCGGCACCCCATCAAAACCAAGTACACCCAGTGTATCCTTATCTCTCAGCAAATCAACGGTGCGTGACGCGGCTTCTTGGGCCAGTTTCATTTTGTCGCCGGACATGCTGCCCGATTTGTCCATCACGAGTACAATGCCCAATGACGGAATCTCCCTTTTCCCCCGAAGGTCCATGTACACAGGCAGCGCTCGTTCAATCGGTGTTTTGAAATATCCCCCCAAGCCGTAGCTGTTATCTCCCCCCAGCATCACGAGTCCAACACTGTAATCGCGAACGGCTTGCTCGATCATCTCCATTTTGATCTGCGGAATTTGGGTGGCCGCTACATTATTTAGGATAATGCTCTGATAACCCGCATATGCGGCAAAATCATTGGAAAGAAGCTCGGGTACGATCGTTTCATAAGGAATAAGCGCCGATTGCAAAGCTCCTTCCACATTTTTGGAAATGCCAGCGGTCCCTTCTACAATAAGGACTTTCGGCGGTCCTTGGACGCTGCTGAAGCCATAGTGCGTATTATTGGCAGACTGTTCATCACCTTCCAGGTAAATCTCGGCCCGATATCGATGAAAGCCCGGTTCTTTGGCTAATGATTGGAAGGCAAATCGATTCTCGCCTTTATTCAGTTGAACGGACTGTGCCGTCATCTCCCGATTGTCTTCAAATACCCGCAATTGCGCAGGAGCCGAAGCCGTGGATCTTATAACAACTTCAACCGTATAGGCTTCTGCTTGATACAGTTTCTCAGGCAGCCGTACCGCCTCAATTGCAGCATCTCGCCGATCTTTGCCGGCCAAGGGAACCACATCTACACGGATTCCACGATCGCGCAATAGTTTGCCTTGACTTAGCAGCTCTCCCACATTTTCTTCGCCGTCTGACATGAGGATGATTCGTCCCGCGTTACCGCCAGGCAGAAGTCCCGCTGCCAACTGCAAGCCCGAGGCTACATTGGAAAACTGTGGATTCGATTTTGCAGTCATTTGAAAACCATCCAGCGGTCTGCTGTCTACAGGCTTCTCAATGGAAGCCTGCAAAGCCATAGAGACGACCCCAGCTTCGTCTTTCTCGGAGGCTCGCGCTTTCGCTGCCGCTTGAAGCCAAGCCGCTTCATTCCCATCTTGCTTGACGCTATCCGAGCGGTCAACAGCAAACACGATGGTTTTGTGATGCAGTTCTGTCGTCAGCTGCGGTCCTGCAAGCGCAAGTACGAGAAGCAGCAGCACGGAGGTTCGGAGAGAGATAGCCAGCTTTTTACGAGCTCCCTGGAGCCTGCGCAAACTTATCCACAACCAGCCTATGTAGATAGGCAAGAGCAGCAGCAGCCCCATAACGGGCCAATGATCAACCAGAATTCCCACGTCGATACACCTCCCATTCGAGCACCATCAACACCAGCAAGGCCATAATAAGCCAAGGAATAAGATCAATGAAGTCAAGCACTGTTTCACGAGTTGCAGCATTCTCGGCTTTGCTTGCCTGTAAAGCAATCCTATTCAATTGATTTTCTTCACTGGCCTTATTGTTGGATTCACTAGCGTCCATGACGACAGCTAACTTGCGAACTTGCAATTCTTCACCTGCCGCTCCATACTCAGCGAATTCATACAAACCAGGCAAGCTCGGTACCTTTTGAACAGGGGCTAAGGCTTCCTTCGAACGTTCTGCTGCCTGCTCCTCGCCATTGTTCCTATCCGTCTTCCACACCGCTTTCATCGTTTCAGGGTGAAAGGCCATTTCTATTCGTTCATCGGCTGTGACACGTCCCAGATTGCCACCTTGTTGTTCCGTCAACCAGGACACGGCATTTTGCACCATCACCGGAAATTCAGAACGCAGCGGAAAGTCCGAGTGTTCCAGTGAAAAGGCAAACCTCAGCTTGGTGCGTCCGTTTTCGGAACCTGCCAGCACCAATGGGAAGTCTTTGGCCGAAATGATCGCTTTTTCCCATGGCCTTGGCTGTCTTTGCTGCGCCTGCACAATATGGACATCCTGCAAATGCAAATACCGCGTTACCGGATGCTCGATAACGGAAAAATCAGCAACATTCGGCGTTGCATCCGAAGATTCAGCAGTGGATGCAAACTGCCAAATTGGTTTGGACTTAAGCAATTGCTGCCATTTAGCTGACTTAAGATCTGTTTCCTCGATCCCGTCCAGAACAATCAAATCTGGCGTAACATTAGCCGGCGCCGGATACAGCCCGTCTTTGTCCTTTTGAATTTGCAGCACATCTGCCTTGGCTAAAACGAGCGCTTTTTGCAGAAATAAATTGCCTTCGCCAACATAAGCGATCTGGATTCTGCCTGTTCCTTCCGGGAAAGCGTAAGCCGCATTATCCGCTTCAAGGGCATCAGGTGCATCCAATTGGATCTGGTAAACCTGTGCAGCCGGCAAATTCTCAAGATACAGTGATTTTTGTTCTCCTGCCTTGAGCGCCAAAGATTCCGTACGAATCTCGGACATATCCGTCGATAGTTTTGTTTTAACCGTGACAGGCGTTGTCCCCCAATTCTTCAAAACCGCAACAGCACGGAATTGTTCGCCATTCTGGTTGCCTTTTACGCCAAATTGGGTAATGGCCACATTCGCCATATCAACATCCACACGCGCTCCATTGGTTACGGATACGCCTGGCTCCTGGATACGAACAGGAATAGCAAATGATATGCCATCCAGGTTGTCCGTCCATTGACGATCCGTATAGATGCGTACCTCACCATCCTTCTCTTCACGGGTTAAGGCAGAGGCCAACGAGATCGCTTCTTGTGCATGCGTATGTCCATAAAATGGCGAAACCCGCTGCAAGGCCGCCTCGAGTGCAGCAATATCTGCCGTTCGCTGCACTAGCAATTCTGGCTGATCCTTCATAACCAGCAAAGAATAGCTGCTTCCCTTTGCTTCTTTTCGCGCATAATCAAGAATAGCTTGTTTTGCAGCTTCCAATCTTGTTCCCTGCTCCAAGCGCGTTTGCATGCTGGCTGAGGCATCGACGACGAAGAAGATATGCGCCTTTGCCTTTTGCTGACCTTGCACAAATGGCTGCATGATAGCAAGGATCAGCAGGATTGCTGCTATAAGTTGAAGGAATAGCAGAAGATGTCTGCGCAGCCGCTGCCATGGCTTGTTGGCTTCCTGTTCTCGGAGAATTCGCCGCCACAGCATATGGCTGGATACCTCGGTATCCTGATATTGACGTTTCAGCATATACAGCAGCAGGATAACCGGAATTGAAAGCGAGAACCATAGTCCGCTTAAGGTTGCGAATTGCATGAGTACTCTCCTTTCTGGCCGTGATGGGAAGTTCCCTTATATCTTGCGTTCATTGTCTTCATCTTGGGCATACTACTTCGCGTAGACTTGTTTTTCCCTTGTCTAACAACTTTGCTTATGAACAACATCGGAGGTATCATGGCGCCAATATCTAAACAAGACAAGAAACAAAAACCCTTATGGACCAAAGCTTTTCTAATTACATCCTTATCCAATCTATTGCTCTTCTTTAGTTTTCAGATGCTCATCCCAACCATCCCGACCCATGTATCTGAGCTAGGAGGAAACGACGTTCAGGTCGGTTTAGTCATTGGCGTTTTTACGATTTCTTCGTTGTTGACCCGGCCTTTCGCCGGTCGAGCGCTCGATTTGCTGGGGAGAAAACATGTCCTGCTTGTCGGCCTTGCGATCTGTGCCTTAACGATTGCCGGATACTCCTATATGGCCGCCATTGCCCTCATTCTTGCGGCCCGCTTCGTGCATGGCATTGGTTGGGGCATGTCCACGACCTCACTCGGCACGGTCATCGCCGATATTATTCCGCCTGAGCGGCGAGGTGAAGGCATGGGTTATTATGGTCTTTCGAATACGTTTGCCATGGCTCTGGCGCCGTTGACAGGTCTATGGATTATGAGTACGTACGGTTTCCCTCGCGTGCTGCTTATCTCCACGATTCTTGCCCTGCTATCTTTGTTTAGTTCTTTATTTATTACGTATAACAAACCTCAGCCTCTCGAAAAGTCGGCTCAACCGCCAAAACTCATAGATCGGTTATGGGAACGATCGTCTCTGCTTCCTTCTGCTCTCTTGCTCTGTACAGCCATTTGTTACGGAGGCATTGTGACCTTCATAACCTTGTTTGGCCATGAAGCCGGCATTTCGAATGTAGGTTGGTTTTTCTTGTGCAACGCGTCAATGGTGCTGCTTATTCGGCCGATTACCGGCATCCTTTTTGATCGAAAAGGACCAGCTTGGGTGCTTTTTCCCGGTGCACTCTTCACGATTGCCGGACTGCTCCTGCTATCTTATGCGCATTCCGAATTAAGTCTCGCCATCTCTGCGCTTTGCTATGGTGTCGGCTTCGGATCCTTGCAGCCTGCCTTGCAAGCGTGGACGATCGCACGTGCCGAACCCAGCCGCCGAGGCGCAGCCAATGGCACCTTCTTCTCCGCCAATGACCTTGGCATCGGCCTTGGAGCTATGGCTCTGGGAGCTATTGCGACCAGCAGCGGGAGCTATGCCTTTATGTATCGTTGTTCCACCGTTCTTATCATCATCTTCATCCTGATTTACGGATGGTGTTTCTGGCAAGCCCGGCGCAGCACCTTGCAATTCGCTCACAAATGAAAGCTCCCTTCACCTCACAAGTCCATTGTTTCTTAATGTGCCTAACAGAAAATCCCCTGGCGGGATATCCGTCACCGCCAGCAAATAGGTGATTCCTCGCTCATAACAAAATGCTTTTAGCGACTGTGTGTATTGCTGTACGGCCGCTCTGTAGGACTCCAGCACCTTGCTGCTCATCGCTACTTCTCTAGCAGCTCCTGACTCACTGTCAATTAATCGCAGCTCTCCGCTAAACGAAGGGTTAAGCTCTTCAGGAGCCAGCACTTGCACGACGATGACTTCCTGCTTCGCGGCAAGCAAATACTTGAGCGACTCTTCAATCCCTTGTTCATATAGAAAATCAGAGAACAACCAAGTCATCCCCGCTTGGCGAGGCAAGAGGGCAGGATTGCGAAAGACAGCCCCGATATCGCCTTCTCCCAATGGCTGACCACCAGCCAGAAACTCAAAAAGCCGCGGTGCGCTTCCTTTCCCTCGGAGAAGTCGCATCTGCTGGGTTATTTGCGTTGTAAACATCGCGGCACTGACACGATCGAATCGATTTAGTGCCAAAAAACCAATGCCAGCAGCCAATTGTCTGGCGTACGACCATTTGCTGGAGCCACTGCCGTCCTTCTGGCCAAAATCCATGGATTTCGAAGCATCCAGCCACAAATGAACTTGCAGTTCCTGCTCATCCATGAATAGTTTGATGAAGGGCTTGCCCGTGCGTCCATAGGCATGCCAATCTAATTGACGCGTATCATCGCCAGGCGTATACAGTCGATAATCAGCGAATTCCAGCGATGACCCCTGATCTTTGGAGCGTCTTCTCCCCTGCATCGTTCCTCGAATCCGGCTTTTTGCCGCAATGCTCATTTGATCCAGACGGCGCATCAGAGCCGGGTCAAGCAAATTCAAACCTTTACTCATCGGCCGCTCTCCATCGTTTGGATAATGGATGCAATGATGCTGTCCGGCGAAATGCCCATGGCTTGGCCTTCGAAATTCAGAAACAACCGATGCCGCAGGGCCGGGACCGCCACCACATTCAAATCCTGCTTGGAGACATGAAACCTGCCTGCCAGAAATGCCTTGACCTTGGAAACGGCAATCATCGCCTGAACACCACGAGGGCCTGATCCGAAGCGGACATATTGTTTGACGGATTCAGGCGCTGTCGCTTCTTCCGGGTGTGTATTCATCAGCAGCTGCACCGCATAATCGAGAACATCGTCGGCAACCAGAATATCTTTCAAACCAGTTTGAATGTCCCGCAGCAGTGCGCCATCCGCTACTTTCTCAGCCTGAAGCTGCTGGGCTGAGGTTGTTCGCAAAACAATTTCTTTCAATTCACTCTTCGTAGGATACGTGACATGTATTTTCAGCAGAAAACGATCCAACTGTGCTTCTGGGAGCGGATAGGTCCCTTCTTGCTCCAAGGGATTTTGAGTTGCCAACACAAAAAAAGGAGCAGGCAGTTGATAGGTTTCCGAACCAACCGTTACCGTCTTCTCCTGCATAGCCTCCAGGAGCGCACTCTGAGTCTTGGGTGTAGCCCGATTAATTTCATCTGCGAGCACGACGTGACCGAATAAAGGACCCTTTTGAAACTTGTAGGAGGTCTCCCCTTGTGTGCCAAATTGAATCACATTCGTCCCCGTTATATCTGCCGGCATCAGATCCGGTGTAAATTGAATGCGTGAAAATTGAAGGTCAACGGTATCTGCTATCGTTTTGACCAGCATGGTTTTCCCCAGACCCGGAATCCCTTCAAGCAGCGCATGTCCTCCCGCCAAAATGCACCAGAGCAGCTGTTCAACCACGTCTTGCTGGCCTACTATGACACGACCAATTTGTTCTTGCATGTGACGAATTGCCGATCCCCATTCATCCAACTGTTTCTTTGACTCGACCATGTGGCGAACGTCCCCTCCTTTTGCGATTTTTCCTATCGCTGCGGTTGAATTTCCAGAAAATAATCTCTCACCCTGTTTTGCATATGCTGCGGCAGCTCAGAGCGATTGAGTGCGCCCGAAGCTTCTGCCGCGTATTCGGCATATACATCTTCATAAGGGCGAGAGGCTCCGTCGATAGCCGGAGCCTTCCCGCCTTGGCTGACTTCGCCGCCGCTGCCGCTGGTTGGCCCGCCATCAGCGAACGTGCCACCGGTGCCGGAGCGCTCGCGCGGCGTTGTTACAAGCCCGCGTGAGCCCGCTCCAGTGCCGCCCTGCGTGCCGGGAGCGCCCCCGCCAGACCCCCCGCTCTGGCCGGGACCGCTGCCTGGCGCGCTCCCGGCTCCTGCGCCCGCAGGTCCACCCGCGCCGCTGCCGGTCGGAGCTGCCCCCGGCGCGCCAGCCCCTGGCGCCCCAGCCGCCGCCGTTCCGGCATTAGGCGCCGGAGCGCTGCCGGCCGCAGCAAGCCGCTCGGCGCGGCCGCCGGGCGCCCAGGCTTGCCCGGGCTGCGCCCCGCTCGCAGCAAGCTGGCGCGCTTGCGGCAGTGCTCCAGCAGCGAGGCTCGCGGCAGCCTGCGCTGCTTGCGCCTGCTGCTGCGCCAGAGCTTGCTGTGCGGCGCTGGCCGCCGCAAGGCCGGCTTGCAGCTGGCCCAGCTGCGCTGCAGGGTCCTCGCCGCTGCGCAGCGCGCTCGCGGCCCGCTGGAGCTGCTCACGAAGCTGCTGCTCCGCTTCCGGTGAGGCGGCTGCCGCCGAAGCCGCCAGCCTCTCTAATTCACTTGCAAGCTGCTGCTTCTGCTCCGGCGTCATCTTCTGAACTTGTTCACCGAGCTTTGCAACTTCACGCTGCATGCTCTCTGTCTGCTTCTGCTCCAGCGTTTTCCCTAATTCGCGAAGTGCTTCTGTTCGCTGCATTGAATCCGCCCACTGCTCGGAGCGTTTTTGTTGTTTCTCCATATCACCGATTGTCGTTTCCATTTTCTTCAACGATTTTTCCAGTTCTTCGAGCGCTTTCGCCGTCGTCGGCGTTTGACCTAATCTACGCGCTAATTCATTTAGATCCCCTGTCATCTGCTTCATAGCAGGCAAAGGTGATGGTTTCGTTTCCAATTCTTTCACAAGCTCAGCAACTTGTTGCTGCTGATTTGCCACCCACTGACGTTCTTTGCTGCCTTGCTTTATGATCGTATCATTGGAATTAGGCAGGATCAGCAGCAAGCCAAACACGAATAGGGCAATTGCGCCTGGCATCCACTGTTTGCGGGAAAGCCGGTAAACGACCACTTTAGTCAGTTGCTCATCCACGAAGAGATTCGCTTTGTGAAGAGCATCCTGCCGCTGAAGATCAGCCAACAAGGAAGTTTGCTCCGCGTATTTCAGCGCTGTCGAGATGCGATCTTCCAAACCATGCTTATCCATGACTTGGGCAGCATCTTGACGCCGAGGCCGTTGTAGATACAACCAAACACTTGCGGCGATTACCGCTAAGACCACACTGCCCCATGCGCCAATTTTATAAAAGTTAATCAGGAAGAAGCGTCCGCCTATCATCCAGATACAAGCCAGCACAATGCCAACCGTCAAGCTGCGAATGAGATAGTGACATCCTTTTACTTTTAACAAACGTGCAATTACTACATCCAGCAGATCTTCCAGCTTCTCATATCTCATTCACAACCGCTCCTTCCTGACCGCTAGTTGACTCTCTTGGGAATTCGTTTGTTCGATCATTTTCTTCGTTTCATAATCGGTCGCAAATACCTGACGCTTAACCAGATAAAAAGAAGCAGCAGTACCGTGTATGAGGCTACGAAGATGTGCCACATTTGCAGCGGTTCATGCCCTTTGAACAATTGCTTCGCAAAATCAGGGACCATCAAGCTTACTAGAACAGCCATTGGATTAAAGCTTAGGAAATACCCGAGCACGTCTTCATCGATGCCATTGCGTCCCAAATTGGCAAAGAATAATCCCGCCAAAGCGGTGAACCCAAAAACAAATAGCACAAAACCATACGTGGCGATAATCGAAATGACCGTTTTCTTCAAAACTGTTGAAAAGAATATCCCTACCGCGCCGAATAGCAGCATAACGAACACATAAAAAACAAAGACAGACAGCACTTGTTTCGGCGATACCCCCCCATAGAGAAACACAATACTGTAAAGAGGCATCGTCGCTACGACCGTTAACAGCATGAAACTGAGGGAAGCAAATAATTTACTGAGTATGATCGTTTCCGAACTCTGTTGCGTCGTTAGAAGCATATTTAACGTTTGCTTTTCTCGTTCTCCGCTGATCACCCCGGCCGTTAAGCCAGGTGTCATGAAGGCAATAAGAACCAGCTGCGTACCGCTTAGAAAATAAAACAACTCACTGCTTTTAGTTGTACTGAGCACGCCTGCTTGCATATTGCTCATATTAATGTAAGCAAATCCAAGTGCGATCAAACCGATCGCAAGCAAATACACCAGAATTGACAGCGGGGATCGGAAGGTCCGCATACGCAAGCGGAATTCTTTCTCCAGCACGGGGTTAATCCAATTTAACTTGCTGTTCATCATGGGCGCCGCCTCCTTTGGTGATTTCCAGAAAGACATCTTCCAGATTCGTTAAGGCTTCGCTGAATGAAAGAAGCGGGAATCCGGTCTCAATCAAACGCGCAAGGAGTAAAGATTGATCCTCATCTGTACCGCCAAAATGAACATGAAGGCCTTTCTCATCTTGAAGTGCCATTGTGACATGCGGCTGCTGCTTCAGGTAAGCTAAAGCTTCTTCCGAGCGGTTCACTACTCTGATTTGCAGCACACGATTCGCTTTCATCCGATTTTGAATATCGGACACCTTGCCTTTTGCGATCAGCTTCCCATATTCAATGACACCGATCTCATCAACCATTTCAGCGAGTTCCGGCAAAATATGCGAAGAAATAATGATCGTTTTCCCCATAGCTTTAAGTTCTTTCAGAATCTCTCTCATTTCAATACGCGCTCTAGGGTCCAGACCAGAAGCCGGCTCATCCAAAATTAAAACCTCTGGCTCATGCACGAGGCACCGGGCTAGACAAAGCCGCTGTTTCATCCCACGTGACAAAGAATCCACATAAAAATCAGCTTTCTCGGTTAAATTTACAAGGTCCAATAATTGCGGTATCAATTTCAACCGGTCTGCTCTTGAGATGCCATAACTGGCTCCGTAGAAATCCAAATACTCCGTTGCTTTGAAATTATCATAAACACCAAAGAAATCCGGCATGTAGCCGATGAGCCTGCGTACTTCTTTGGGCTTATCCGTGACATCATACCCGCCAACTTCCGCTGTACCTGAGGTCGGATTCAGCAGTGTGGCAAGTATGGACATCGTCGTCGATTTACCCGCTCCATTAGGACCTACAAAGCCAAAGACTGTCCCCTTGTCAATCTGCATCGTCAAGGAATCCAATGCCGTAAAATTGCCGTATTTTTTAGTAAGTTCTTTGGTTGTAATCATCGTTTCACCGATCCTTCCAGAGAAACAGACGGCATGCGGAACATCGTATTATTTTGAATGGTTGTTGCTTTCATGCGAATGGATTTCCCCTCCGTAATATAAGGCTGCAGCTTGTCCCCTTCCCAAGATTGAGAAGCTTTCATGGCAAGCGGTTCCCACGCATTTGTTTGGGCATTCCACAATTCCAACGTTACTTCAGAATTCGGGTCGCCGATCATTTCCATTTTCTGATAATTCACACCACTTAATGGAGGTAATGTATACACAAGGGTAACATCGCCGCCGCCCATCTGCATGAATGGACCATCACGGAACTGTAAAGCACTCATTTTCAAATGATTATCCGCTAAAGTAGGAACGATTGCTTTACTCGGGATGACAATTCTGCCATCAGGAGTCACGTAATTAAGTTTCATCTCCTGAGAAACCAGGGTGAGCTGCTCAGTTGGCACAGATCCGCTAGACGTGATGGGAAGGGAAGTCTGTTCCCTAAACCAACCAATAATCATGGGCGCGAATCCGCCTGCGACCTTGAAATTGCGCTGCATG
Above is a genomic segment from Paenibacillus sp. HWE-109 containing:
- a CDS encoding ABC transporter ATP-binding protein; translated protein: MITTKELTKKYGNFTALDSLTMQIDKGTVFGFVGPNGAGKSTTMSILATLLNPTSGTAEVGGYDVTDKPKEVRRLIGYMPDFFGVYDNFKATEYLDFYGASYGISRADRLKLIPQLLDLVNLTEKADFYVDSLSRGMKQRLCLARCLVHEPEVLILDEPASGLDPRARIEMREILKELKAMGKTIIISSHILPELAEMVDEIGVIEYGKLIAKGKVSDIQNRMKANRVLQIRVVNRSEEALAYLKQQPHVTMALQDEKGLHVHFGGTDEDQSLLLARLIETGFPLLSFSEALTNLEDVFLEITKGGGAHDEQQVKLD